The Strigops habroptila isolate Jane chromosome 13 unlocalized genomic scaffold, bStrHab1.2.pri S16, whole genome shotgun sequence genomic interval TGTTATAGGCATAATCTGGATAATCTTACTACATGATACACATGGTCTTACTTGTGGATAAGAATTCCTAATAAACTAACACACATCTGTTAAtacaaaatcttttttgttagaaaagcagcaaaaaggcCCTCCATAATGTTAGAAACAGAGAATTTGATATATTTTCACCAAACTAAAAGCAGAAAGTAAGTATTAACTTTATGAAGTGCAAACCAAGTCTTATTGACAAGTGAGGTAAACATTGACTGAAGTGAAGCAAATATTTACATGCTGACGTTAATGGGACAAATCCCATACAACACAACAAACAAGGTTTTGCCTGctctatttctgtgtttgtatttattctgaagGTTCTGAAAGGAAATATCTGGAAATCCATCTACAATggtaatgctttttaaatacaattgGTTTTCCTTAGCACTTGAAATGGATATGCATTCAGAGGGCCAGAATATTTTGACCTTGTACAAGACAAAGGCTTAGCAAACTGTTTTCAGACAGAAAGCACTAACTTGCTCCCTAGAACCTGACCAGACAACAACATCCAAGACCTCTAAGAAGGTAAACAGAAAGGTAGTCAATTTTCAGCCACTCAAACCAACATTTTTCTTACACATACAGTGGTAACTAATGAGAAGATTCTTTCTCTCACCATTTATTCAGGTTATAATCAATCAGTcgaacaaaacattttatggaAGACAATCTTAATAATTacaaagaaagactttttattttatgagtAGAAGACTATTAAACACTAACCCAAATTAATAAACAAATATAACTTTTAAACACTTCAATTTCATTAGTTATGGTAGAACATTAATTTGGTTTTTGAACCTAAAATATATTACTATTtaccacagaaaataaagaataattaagGACATAACTATAAGCAGGTACTACAGATCAAATATAAATTAACAAACCCATCCACCCCTTCCCAGTCAGTCCACTCGGGCTAGGTTTTTACACACAGGAGAAGTCATTATTCAATAGAAGGATTCACACAATTCACACATTGAGATTAACACAttagattggaaaaaaaataattttgagaaacTTCAAAGATTCTATTAAAAACTCTGGCACCTTTAGGCACACCCACTAGAGAATACCAGCATCTTACACAGTGGATGATCATTACAGTACATCTCTGACCTAAATACCTTTATAATGGTCTTACAACAGCAATTAATGCACACCTAGAATTCTTTAACAGCTGAGTATTTTTTGAGTAATTGCATTTAACAGAGCCTTCAACGTCGCTACAAGAATAGACcagttcagaaaacagcttctCCACTTCTTTCTAATGACCATGGGAACCGCTCTTCCTTGCGGATAAACACAGAGGCTGAGCACCCTCCTGTGAAGCGAGCAAAAATTACAACTGCCTTTTGTGGCTCCACTATCTCATTTTCATTCAAGGCTCTATCTATACACAAAACCTAAGACTCAAGGATCTAATTCAccagttttaaaacaattatatGACCTCATTTCAGTGGAAGGAACTACTCTCAGTTTAGAATGACTTAACAGAAACGAGCACGCTGCTGTACACAGAGAGCGAGTAAGATTTCTGGAAACCTCAGGGAACAAGATGATGTCATTGCATTTCAAAAATATCTGGTTCCAATTCTTTGCAAGTCTGCCTGATGCAGCTTACATGACCAGAGTTCAACAGCAGAATTCAGGCTCCTCTGCCGTGGCTCCAGTGATGAGTTTTCAAAACTGGTCTCTATTATTTTATTCAGTGCCTTAAGTATGGGAGAACAAGAGCTGCTTTCATGTGCTCAAAATTCAAACTGAAGTAAAGGTGGTACAATTGCGGGAGCTAGTCTTAAAAAGATTGAGCATTCATAGCTCAGAAAGCATTCcaattttaaaagtcatttgaGCCTCTTGGCAAGACTTTAAAATCCTTCAATTTAAACTAAACCCTCTCTAATTTTGCAAAACTCTTCCATACTCGAGTAACATTTTGTGTAGAATGCAGACAACCATTAAAGCCTTTGAATATTCAGGACATTCTGCTATTTTACAGGCTCTTGAAATACAACAATTTTTTATCATATCATTAGCTACAATTCCTTTCCATGTATCTGAGAGCAGTTCCTTTAAATTTCACCATAGATGTATACTGTGCATCTAATTTTAAAGGACTGGTTCCTTCCACACCTGATGAAAAATAGTGATATTACAGTTTATTAGGAAGAACAAAAGATGAAGATTgtatctatctatatatataggtatatatacACCTGAAAACAGGGTTGGATACGGATTCAGCTCTGTATGAAATTTATGGGCATCTTTGGAGGAGACTCCAAAATACAGATTAGTAAATTTATTACTAGGTATTACATGACCTAATGTGTGCAATACCCATGGGAAAAGATTTCCAATTTTATGTTAAGAGTATCTGAAATCTTTCTTGTGTCAGGAGTTGGTAAATCCAGAGGTCACTAATAGCATCATGAAAACATACCTGTTAAATAACAACATCACTGAGGAGTTACATACCTTCTAATGAACTGTGAATTGGAGATAAATCAGCAAGTGACCTGCATGAGCAAACATTATTGATTAATAAGCTGCCatgaattaatttcatatttccAGTGCATGCAACAATGAGAAACAGCTTAAAACCAACTTTGATTTAAAACTACATTTGTactttaatgcattttataattacaaaaaagaaacagctgaacGAGGCTTTTATATTTATACACTTCCAAGTGATGTACAGAAGGCAAGCATAATTTCCAACcataaaattctatttaaaaagatttatcATCGCTTTTCCTGATTTGAGAATCAAATTAAGATTTTTCACATTGTCCTTCATAATTTAAACACTACGCAAAAGACTAACTGAGCAAAGAGTAAAAGAATGAACAATATGGCATAGCATAAGTCAAACACAACAGTTTTGGGTTATCCTTGGAAGGATGGGGATATAGCCATGTAATTCTTAAGAGTGCTTCCAGCTGAGCATCTGAAATCTGCATTGGTGCTGCTACTGAGTAGTATTGCGATAACTGAGCAGAAGTACTACACAAATTAGGCCTTCTGAGTTCAGAGGGCCTATAGGAACAGGAGGATTGCGGGTTTAATACTGAAGTGTATCTGCAGTAACTAGCCTAAGCTTCTTCCAGTACATCAGCCACAGCCCAAGTGAAATGCAGAGGATATGAAGCCTGAAATTTCCAGTCAATAAATTCTAGACACAGACTCCCAAAACATCATAAAAGTAGACCAAATTATTGCAGATGCTTCCTTAAAACCTACCTCCAACAAAAACAGAGATGTGCCCAGtgttttcagcttcttcctCAACTATAAAAGAGAAGGTTTAGTGTTAGCTGGTATGCGTTACTAAATACCAGGCCACTCAGCTCTTCACCTCATGAGCTCTGGTGTCCAAGTGCccatcctttccctctcccGGGGTTACTGACCCCgcagcatttctgtatttaaaattctgAGATCAAACAGTATTGCTGGCTTAATTGGAAACAATGCAGGACTGATTTTCAGAACTGCTCAGATATTAGGCACCAGTCTCAGCGTGAGCTGCATACCTAAACacttttagaaaaatatctgaGCCAAGGAAAACAGATGCCCTTTCTGGATGCAAACTAATTTATTCAAGagcatattttgaaagaaaaacctgtatctatttaattttaagctTCTTCTAAGAGCTACAGCAGCATTAACTAGGGCAGCATTTTCCTCAGGTTTCCTTGGCGGCAAAACCAATTTCCAGACAGCAGGACATCCCTGCAGCGAGCACTAATCACCACCAAGAAGTAACGATACTGcagtacatatatatattggcataatttcttaatttccttCATTATTATTGCTTTCCCAGATTAATTCTAATTGAGGCTTTAAACCGCACTTAACCagtgccccccaccccccatttGGCGGGCCCGAACCGCGGCCCGTCCCCGTCCCTGAGGCGAGCTCCCATCAcggccccccccctcccccttccctcagGGGGCGAAGGCCTCGACGACCCGCGGCCGCTCGTTGCCAGAGCAACACGCAGCCCGAggccttcctcctcctccccacacggctcctcctcttcctccccccgccgCTCCCTGTCCCACCCACTCGGCCTCAGCGGCAGCGATGAAGACGACGGGCGGTCGGGGCCTAGGCAGCGGCGCCGGCCGGGGGGCGCCGGCCGCCTGATGAGGTACCGCCGCCGGGCCCTTGCAGGGGAGGGCGGGAAAAGGGCTGCCGGCGGCCGCTCCCCTTCAGAACCTGGGACGGGCGGGGGGGAAGCGGGGATGCGCCACCAGCGTCACCCCTTCCCTGCGCCGTGGCTTCCGTGGAGGCCGGCGGGGACCCTCGGCGCTCCCTCAGTGGCACACGCTCTCACGGGACAGTGGCGACGGGAtccggcggcggcgcggccctGTGAGGGGAGGGGACGAGGCCGCCGCGGCCCAGGGGAAGAGACTCCGTCCGGGTGCGGTGGGAGACGGCGGCCCAGGAAGAAACGGGGAACGTTGGAGGAAAAGAGCCTTTTTTTCAAAGACCTTATTTCATCTAACTAGGTGAGGGGGAGGAATCCTGGAAGCTGTGTGCGGGTTTCTTACACTTTGAAATCCTGTTTATTAACTTAGTTATTTGAAAGTTTGTTAGGCAGGGTGCCAAGGGAAGCTGAGATACTCGAACAATGGGATCGCTCACTTAACACCGAACTGTCAAGGTTTTGCAGAAGCAGACCCTAAAACACTAACTGAAGGCTGCTAATGAGAGATTTAATTCCcctccttttaaaaacagcattcGTGGCCTGATCCTGCAGACACACTTAGTAATACTGCTCACACAAGTCAATACTATCTCCAGTTTACTGGCTTTATTCATGTGCATAAAATGACAGAACATGACTTTTGGCTGGACTTAAGTATGATGTAATCTTTGgccaacaaaaataaagtagtaGCAGCTGCACTTCTAAATGGTAGTAAAGTTCCTGTATtcatatattatttaaattaatgccATTCACTCTTCTAATAAAATCCTCCCTTTAAAGGCTAAAGAATTCTAGGTTTGTGCAAATATATTAAGAACTTTTTGCAGCACAAAACCAATTTTGCTTTAACCTTTCTGTATCCCCAGTGAAACTAGCTGTTTATGTACActgagctttggaaaaaaataattttggagaGGAATCTGAAAGAGtctgaatcacagaaaaagGATTGTAACAAAATTCCCAATGTTTCCCAGTAATATTATTCAGTAGTTACAAGTATTGTGCTAAATCCCGCTTCAAAGCATTCTGCAAAATCATTACTTTGATGTCAAACCAGTCCAGAGATGTAGATCTAACGCTATTTGACCGATGTTAAGACTGACACACTTTtcacacagtgaaaaagtgcCCAGGAAGACAACAGAAAGAAGCCAAAGGAAAGATAACTAGGACCTCATTTGGGTGGTCTTGCTGTTAGCTTATGGCTTGTGGGCTACAAGTCTTTTCACCTAGACCATATGGTCCAGGctcttttaaatgcttcttaCAAAATGGACTAACCTGGTTCTGCTCACTTACCCAGACAGGATAATCTCATTAATCTCATAATGGCCCTCAATTTTGAGCATGCTCTGGCTTTTGACTAGACTTGTCTGAACAAATGCTTACTATTTTATGGGCACATGTAAATGTActctttgcttccttcccaTCGCTGTTTGCTCCTTCTCTGGCCTGTTACTGTTACTATTTTTGTGAAATTATGCAGCACTTCTAAGATCTCTTTTGTACAAGCTAGTGCTGGTCTGCTGTTCAGCAGCTTTTGCTCTTCTGATTTGCATTGAAGCAACTTTAAATTCTGCTAAGGCAGCCAGGCTAGAAAATCTGCAcgtgagaaaaaggaaatcattTTATATGGCACACAGAAAGTTGCCCCGTGGAGACAGGGTGCAAACCCAGCACACCAGCTTTCAGGATCTTTACTTCATGCAGACAATCACTATTGTATTTATGTTggggtttctgttttgttgggctgttgtttgctttgtttttttccctgaactCATTCTCTCTTCCTTCAGCTGTGACTTTTAATATCCCACTTTAGGAGACAAAATAGCAAGAATCtgtaccagaaaaaaaatcccaccatgCAACCAAACTGCAGTCATCTCCACAATATCCAAGGGAGTGGCGATGACTCTTCATCTCCTCAGAGCACCCACGCAGCGAGGTTGTCAGGAGAGAGCTCGTGCCATCATAGCGGAGACATTCGCATACAGCTGAACTCTGCTGTGGGAGAAGCCAGAGAAAATGCGAATTCccagcattcaaggccaggttccCATAGTCGCACCCATAGACATGCCCACGGCGAAGCAGGAGGGCTCGATGATTCCACTCCAGACTcagaggagcacagcagcagctccctctcGGAGCTCAGATACCTGCTCCAGTGGCTGCACAAAAGTCTGCCGTATATCTTGATTCTGTGTGTCAAATTGGTCATGCAGCACATAATTGGTAGAGTATAACAAAATAAGGTCTGAGGGAACAGACCCTCCCCCCCAAGAGATATACTAATAACCATGCCTGAAAtataattcaatttatttttagctttatttttatttgctttatcaGAAAGAGAGATTTACTAACTACATTTCAGTggcttctgtttcctttgctggCATATGTACAACGTGCATAATTATTCTAGCTTGACAGTCTGAGCTATTAATTGTAATTACAAAGATGTATTATAAGTGGCTGGTTTTATAACCcagttcagtatttttttttcttttttttttttgtgtataacTGACCCTTTTTTCTTAATAGGCATTTCTCTTGGAATTGGGCTGCTAACAACTTATGTGTATGCAAACAAAAGCATAGTAAATCAGGTTTTTCTAAGAGTAAGTATCACCCTATACAACAAAATTCTGTAAGTTAACCAAGACCTTTATCCAtcaatttttgaaagaaatgtgagTGGAGATACTGGTTAATTTACCTAAGAATATTAGGTGTCAAGGGTTCAAGATGGAAGTTAAATCTCAATGCTTCTCACAGTGTAGAGCTGCTCAGATAAGTAAGGTTTGCAAAATTCaaaaagagggttttttccctcctctgacTTTGAATATTGAAATCACTTCAATTGATGAAAGTTTTTTTGAATTCACGGAAGAACTTCCTAAATATATTTGTGGAATCaaacagcagttgagagttaAAGCTTTCAGCTGTCTCTGTTCACTcccaaagaaaaatctgttgtttCTTCAGAGTGGAGTGGGTTTTGGTCGTGTTTTTAGAAAAAACTTGATACACATATAAATCATTACattgaaaactaaaataactGCTTTACCTTTCCACTGACTTCTATTTTATTTGGCCTAAACCCACTAGAGAGAAAATCCTCTAGTAGTAACTGTTCAGGTGCAACAGACTTAGTGCTTTGGAGATACATCTAAGACACTGATACTGAGGTAAGGACTGTAATGTGTCTTTACAATTACCTTACAGGAACGGTGCTCCAAGTTGCAATGTGCTTGGTTACTAGTATACTTAACTGGATCATCCCTCCTCTTGTATTACACGTTTCATTCTCAGTCACTGTATTACAGGTAAGTAAAGGAATGTCTCACATCATAAACTACTCAAATATTAACTGGGAACATTTtatctgggctgctgctgtttttctttaaaatgaaggagaaaCCAATGCCACAGTTAATCTccattcctcctcttctgccaaGCTGAACAGGTGCTGTCCTTAAAAACAGTATGCTGGAATTTGCTAGACCCCATACGCAACTATACCATGGGGAATGTACCTGGGTTTATTCCCAGCTTTGACCCTGCAACCTTGCCTTTGCAATACTGAATATGGCATTCTGGGGCTCTGTGGAGCTTATGCCtccaagttatttttttccccttactaTTCTGTAACTAGAGTCTTGGCTGTAAATCAGCCAGAGGCTGTATTGCTACAGTGAGAAAGCAACCTAATCTCTAGAGGATGGGGGTTGTGATGAAGGAAAGAAGGTTCAAAAGTTGAAAGGTTGTCAGATATCATGAATGACAATTTACAATAAAGAGTTCATTCtattagcaaatatttttcctctgtgtaaaccaggttttcttttataattaaACCTGCTGGGATaatctctggt includes:
- the RNFT1 gene encoding E3 ubiquitin-protein ligase RNFT1 isoform X1; translated protein: MSGDGIRRRRGPVRGGDEAAAAQGKRLRPGAVGDGGPGRNGERWRKRAFFSKTLFHLTRRQNSKNLYQKKNPTMQPNCSHLHNIQGSGDDSSSPQSTHAARLSGESSCHHSGDIRIQLNSAVGEARENANSQHSRPGSHSRTHRHAHGEAGGLDDSTPDSEEHSSSSLSELRYLLQWLHKSLPYILILCVKLVMQHIIGISLGIGLLTTYVYANKSIVNQVFLRERCSKLQCAWLLVYLTGSSLLLYYTFHSQSLYYSLIFLNPTVDFMNFWEVLWIVGVTDFILKFLFMGFKCIILLVPSFMMSFKSKGYWYMLLEELCQYYRMFVPIPVWFRYLIGYGELDSVLGWTLGILLGLLYLILKLLSFFGQLRNFRQVLRIFFTRPHYGVTASKRQCSESDDICSICQAEFQKPILLICQHTFCEECISLWFNREKTCPLCRTVIADHVNKWKDGATSMHLQIF